A window of the Archocentrus centrarchus isolate MPI-CPG fArcCen1 chromosome 17, fArcCen1, whole genome shotgun sequence genome harbors these coding sequences:
- the crtc1a gene encoding LOW QUALITY PROTEIN: CREB-regulated transcription coactivator 1 (The sequence of the model RefSeq protein was modified relative to this genomic sequence to represent the inferred CDS: inserted 1 base in 1 codon), with translation MATSNNPRKFSEKIALHNQKQAEETAAFEEVMKDLSITRAARLQLQKTKYLQLGQSRGQYYGGSLPNVNQIGNSTIDVPFQNSGLDTNRATRHHGLVERVYRDRNRITSPHRKPLSVDKHGRQIDSCPYGSVYLSPPPDTSWRRTNSDSALHQSTLTPAQQASFTGGSQELQPKRVLLLTVPGSEAIKQDVDEDGQKHNWDCKKNISRSKPCKVPGIHIFPSPEQQLTTLVKPAAHNTGGSLPDLTNIQFPPPLPTPLDSDDAAAASFSSQNSTRTLGNTQGVNTSQPTVTMEMQPGQDNVVPLILNAGDSHQHQNLQLSPTSPPLTLSQAAINAMNLEQQLSQYVFFSQQQPSSQTHPNQQQAGLVQLPSSVNSCSPSDNQASTQTNMTIDMNAASSLQQYRSRVGSSANQSPTSPVSNQGFSPGGSPQHNAILGSVFADFYDQQLPSIQASALSQQLEQFNMMETPISSDSLYNQNSTLNYSQALMMGLTGHCNPQDSQQLGYSSHGNIPNIILTVSGESPPSLPKDLTGSLPTDVSFDVDSHFPLDDLKIDPLTLDXLHMLNDPDMVLADPATEDAFRLDRLVTNAAGVTGV, from the exons ATGGCGACTTCGAACAATCCGCGGAAATTCAGCGAGAAAATCGCTTTACATAACCAGAAGCAGGCGGAGGAGACAGCGGCGTTTGAAGAAGTGATGAAAGACCTGAGCATAACCCGCGCAGCGAGG TTACAGTTGCAGAAGACCAAGTATTTGCAGCTGGGACAGAGCCGTGGGCAGTACTACGGAGGATCCTTGCCAAACGTCAATCAGATTGGAAACAGCACTATTGATGTGCCTTTTCAG AATTCAGGGCTCGACACGAACAGGGCAACACGACACCACGGATTGGTTGAAAGAGTCTACCGCGACCGGAACCGCATCACATCGCCTCACCGGAAACCCCTGTCTGTAGACAAACACGGGCGCCAG ATTGACAGCTGTCCATATGGCTCAGTATATCTGTCGCCGCCACCTGATACTAGTTGGAGGAG GACAAACTCTGACTCAGCACTGCATCAGAGCACACTAACTCCTGCCCAGCAGGCCTCCTTCACTGGAGGATCACAGGAGCTGCAGCCAAAACGAG TCCTCCTACTCACTGTACCGGGGTCTGAAGCAATTAAACAAGATGTGGATGAAGATGGACAAAAACATAACTGGGACTGCAAAAAA AACATTTCAAGATCCAAGCCCTGCAAAGTTCCCGGAATCCA cattttccCGTCTCCAGAACAGCAGCTGACCACTTTGGTGAAACCGGCAGCCCACAACACTGGCGGCTCTCTTCCTGACTTAACCAACATCCAGTTCCCTCCTCCACTGCCCACCCCACTCGACTCAGACGATGCAGCTGCCGCCTCATTCAGCTCCCAGAACAGCACACGGACTCTGGGTAACACACAAG GAGTGAACACCTCTCAGCCCACAGTAACCATGGAAATGCAGCCTGGGCAGGACAATGTGGTTCCTCTCATCCTGAATGCAGGGGACTCCCACCAGCACCAGAACCTGCAGCTCTCCCCAACATCTCcacctctcactctctcccAG GCGGCCATTAATGCCATGAACCTTGAGCAGCAGCTGTCCCAGTACGTCTtcttcagccagcagcagccatCATCCCAGACGCACCCAAACCAACAA CAGGCGGGTCTGGTCCAGCTGCCGTCCTCAGTGAACTCCTGCTCCCCGTCAGACAACCAGGCGTCCACACAAACCAACATGACCATCGACATGAACGCG GCCTCCTCCCTTCAACAGTACCGCAGTAGGGTTGGATCCTCTGCCAATCAATCTCCAACCTCTCCCGTCTCCAATCAAGGCTTCTCACCCGGAGGCTCGCCTCAA CATAACGCCATCCTGGGCAGCGTGTTTGCAGACTTCTACGACCAGCAGCTGCCTTCCATTCAGGCCAGTGCTCTTTCACAACAG TTGGAGCAGTTCAACATGATGGAGACCCCCATCAGCTCTGACAGCCTGTACAATCAGAACTCCACCCTCAACTACTCCCAGGCTCTTATGATGGGTTTGACTGGCCATTGCAACCCTCAGGACTCGCAACAGCTGGGCTACAGTAGCCATGGCAACATCCCCAACATCATTCTCACAG TGAGTGGAGAGTCTCCACCCAGCCTGCCCAAGGACCTGACTGGCTCGCTGCCCACGGATGTCAGCTTTGATGTGGACTCTCACTTCCCGCTGGATGATCTGAAAATCGACCCGCTGACGCTCG GCCTGCACATGCTCAATGACCCGGACATGGTCCTCGCTGACCCCGCCACAGAGGACGCATTTCGCCTTGACCGGCTTGTAACAAACGCAGCAGGTGTGACAGGTGTGTGA